Proteins from a genomic interval of Polaribacter sp. Q13:
- a CDS encoding geranylgeranylglycerol-phosphate geranylgeranyltransferase, giving the protein MISFKAKRIIFKFFSLLSVIRGYNILVLVLAQYLAAIFIFSPQKKLRSIVFDVDLLYIILASICVVAAGYIINNFYDVQVDRINRPLKTGIDNYVKQSVKLKLYFTLNFLGFIFGLLISGRAALFFAIYIFAIWFYSHKLKKYPFTGLVSATVLTILPFFAVFVYFKNFSKIIFVHAVFLFLVLMVRELLKDLQNMKGAIINDYETFPVFYGEKKTKQLSIFLLVLTLFPVVILFSYPALSYMRFYFYFALMVLIFLGFYLWNSTETKQYRMMHNVLKILLLIGVFSLIFIKPELIVEKVIDRLN; this is encoded by the coding sequence ATGATTAGTTTTAAAGCCAAAAGAATCATTTTTAAATTTTTTAGCTTACTTTCTGTTATAAGAGGTTACAACATTCTTGTGCTTGTTTTAGCGCAATACTTAGCGGCTATTTTTATATTTTCACCCCAAAAAAAACTTAGAAGTATTGTTTTTGATGTTGATTTGTTATACATCATTTTAGCAAGTATATGTGTTGTTGCAGCTGGTTATATCATCAATAATTTTTATGATGTTCAAGTAGATAGAATAAATCGTCCTCTAAAAACAGGTATAGATAATTATGTAAAACAGTCTGTCAAGTTAAAATTATATTTTACATTAAATTTTTTAGGTTTTATTTTTGGTCTATTAATTTCCGGACGAGCAGCGTTGTTTTTTGCAATTTATATTTTTGCTATTTGGTTCTATTCCCATAAGCTTAAAAAGTATCCATTTACAGGATTGGTTTCTGCTACAGTGCTTACAATTTTGCCTTTTTTTGCGGTCTTTGTATATTTTAAAAATTTTTCAAAAATAATTTTTGTACATGCCGTTTTCTTGTTTTTAGTACTTATGGTAAGAGAATTACTAAAAGATTTACAGAATATGAAAGGTGCAATAATAAATGATTATGAGACTTTTCCTGTCTTTTATGGAGAAAAAAAGACAAAACAGTTATCAATATTCTTATTGGTTTTAACATTATTTCCTGTGGTAATTTTGTTTAGTTATCCAGCATTAAGTTATATGAGATTCTATTTTTATTTTGCATTAATGGTGCTGATTTTTTTAGGGTTTTATTTGTGGAATTCAACAGAAACGAAACAATATAGAATGATGCATAATGTTTTGAAAATCTTGCTTTTAATAGGTGTTTTTTCTTTAATTTTTATAAAGCCAGAACTAATTGTAGAAAAAGTAATAGATAGATTGAATTAA
- the fbp gene encoding class 1 fructose-bisphosphatase, translating to MALQKQTLGEFIIENQHAFKYSSGELSSLLNSIRLAAKVVNHEVNKAGLVDIIGAAGDTNIQGEDQQKLDVYANDKFIQTLTRRNIVCGIASEEEDSFISINSIDENNQNKYVVLIDPLDGSSNIDVNVSVGTIFSIYRRITPTGTPVQLEDFLQKGSEQVAAGYVVYGTSTMIVYTTGDGVNGFTLNPAIGSFYLSHPNMQFPEDGTMYSVNEGNYLDFPLGVKKYIKYCQEEEGDRPYTSRYIGSLVSDFHRNMIKGGIYMYPKGSRNPNGKLRLLYECNPMAFIAEQANGKSSDGYTRTMDVQPTELHQRVPFICGSINMVEELEEFMQKYGE from the coding sequence ATGGCATTACAAAAACAAACTTTAGGTGAATTTATTATTGAAAATCAACATGCTTTTAAATATAGTTCAGGAGAGCTTTCTAGTCTCCTCAACTCTATACGATTAGCAGCAAAAGTGGTGAATCACGAAGTAAATAAAGCTGGTTTGGTAGACATTATTGGTGCGGCAGGAGACACAAATATACAAGGTGAAGATCAACAAAAATTAGATGTTTACGCCAACGATAAGTTTATACAGACTTTAACAAGAAGAAATATTGTTTGCGGAATAGCCAGCGAAGAAGAAGATAGTTTTATTTCAATTAATAGTATCGATGAAAATAATCAAAATAAATACGTTGTTTTAATAGACCCTTTAGATGGTTCTTCTAATATTGATGTAAATGTTTCTGTAGGTACCATTTTTTCTATTTACAGACGTATTACTCCAACAGGAACTCCTGTACAATTAGAAGATTTTTTACAAAAAGGAAGTGAGCAGGTGGCAGCAGGGTATGTTGTTTATGGTACTTCTACCATGATTGTGTACACAACCGGAGATGGTGTTAATGGTTTTACCCTAAACCCAGCTATTGGTTCTTTTTACTTATCACACCCTAACATGCAATTTCCAGAAGATGGAACTATGTATTCTGTAAACGAAGGAAATTATTTAGATTTTCCTTTAGGCGTAAAAAAATATATTAAATATTGTCAGGAAGAAGAAGGAGACAGACCTTATACTAGTAGATATATTGGATCTTTAGTTTCTGACTTTCATAGAAATATGATTAAAGGAGGAATTTACATGTATCCAAAAGGTTCTAGAAACCCTAACGGTAAATTACGTTTACTATACGAATGTAACCCTATGGCTTTTATTGCGGAACAAGCAAATGGTAAATCTTCTGATGGTTACACTAGAACTATGGATGTACAGCCTACAGAATTACACCAAAGAGTTCCTTTTATTTGTGGTAGCATAAATATGGTTGAAGAATTAGAAGAATTTATGCAGAAATACGGGGAATAA
- a CDS encoding aspartate kinase → MKIFKFGGASVKDAASVKNVTQILQSEGTENTVVVISAMGKITNAFEEVIDAYYNKTDKLSENLGIIEDFHKNLMNDLFDKNDEIYKEIDILLGELSWFLARNTSQRYNYVYDQIICFGELLSTKIVSAYLTKIGVENNWFDVRNYIKTDSNYRDAKVDWNLTQELISKKLDASKLNITQGFIAANDTENTTTLGREGSDYTAGIFAYCLDAENVTIWKDVPGVLNADPRVFTDTTLLEQISYEEAIEMAFYGASVIHPKTLQPLERKDIPLLVRSFVNPKETGTRVSKGKMLEPFIPCFIVKKDQILVSISALDFSFMVENNISYIFQKLHEYQLKVNLIQNSAISFSVCIDNKFNKFDAFYEELKTQFKIDVQKGVDLFTVRHFNEEAVASIEAKGTSLLTQVNKETNQIVLASY, encoded by the coding sequence ATGAAAATTTTTAAATTTGGAGGAGCGTCTGTAAAAGATGCAGCAAGTGTAAAAAATGTAACTCAGATTTTACAAAGCGAAGGGACGGAAAATACAGTAGTTGTAATTTCTGCAATGGGAAAAATAACGAATGCTTTTGAAGAAGTAATAGATGCATATTACAACAAGACAGATAAGTTGTCTGAAAACTTAGGTATTATAGAAGATTTTCATAAAAATTTAATGAATGATTTGTTTGATAAAAACGATGAAATTTATAAAGAAATAGATATCCTTTTAGGGGAGTTAAGTTGGTTTTTGGCAAGAAATACTTCACAGAGATATAATTATGTTTATGATCAAATTATCTGTTTTGGAGAGCTTTTATCAACCAAAATAGTAAGTGCGTATTTAACCAAAATTGGTGTAGAAAATAACTGGTTTGATGTTAGAAACTACATAAAAACAGATAGTAATTATAGAGATGCAAAAGTAGATTGGAACTTAACACAAGAACTAATTAGTAAAAAATTAGATGCATCTAAACTAAATATAACCCAAGGTTTTATTGCTGCTAATGATACAGAAAACACCACTACTTTAGGTAGAGAAGGGTCTGATTATACAGCCGGTATTTTTGCGTATTGTTTAGATGCCGAAAATGTAACTATTTGGAAAGATGTGCCAGGAGTTTTAAATGCAGATCCAAGAGTTTTTACAGACACAACTTTATTAGAGCAGATTTCTTATGAAGAAGCTATAGAAATGGCATTTTACGGAGCTTCTGTAATTCATCCAAAAACATTACAACCTTTAGAAAGAAAAGATATTCCGTTATTGGTGCGTTCTTTTGTGAATCCTAAAGAAACAGGTACAAGAGTTTCTAAAGGAAAAATGTTAGAACCTTTTATACCTTGTTTTATTGTAAAGAAAGACCAAATATTGGTTTCTATTTCTGCTTTAGATTTCTCTTTTATGGTAGAAAATAATATCAGTTATATCTTTCAAAAACTACACGAATATCAGCTAAAAGTAAACCTAATTCAAAATTCTGCTATTAGTTTTTCTGTTTGTATTGATAATAAATTTAATAAGTTCGATGCTTTTTATGAAGAGTTAAAAACTCAGTTTAAAATTGATGTTCAAAAAGGGGTAGATTTGTTTACAGTACGTCATTTTAATGAAGAAGCTGTTGCAAGTATCGAGGCCAAAGGAACTTCTTTATTAACACAAGTAAATAAAGAAACAAATCAAATAGTTTTAGCATCTTATTAA
- a CDS encoding LytTR family DNA-binding domain-containing protein — MNQITCVIVDDEPVARKIIETFVAKIPNLTLVKSCKNAMEAFEIVNTQNIDLFFLDINMPDVSGLSLAKSINKKSKIIFTTAYREYAVDGFDLQAVDYLLKPIAFDRFLQAINKFFETKVTIKPKVDIEETAVKNNYIFVRSDRKMVKVIFDEILYVESLSDYIKIYTKDKVLVTRETISNLEVKLPSHQFLRIHRSYIINLNKTDSYTNELVEIEKNAIPISRTYKENVLKKLTENSLK; from the coding sequence ATGAATCAAATTACTTGTGTTATTGTTGATGACGAGCCTGTCGCAAGAAAAATAATAGAAACTTTTGTAGCTAAAATTCCGAATTTAACTTTAGTTAAAAGCTGTAAAAATGCCATGGAAGCATTCGAAATTGTAAACACACAAAATATAGATTTATTCTTTTTAGATATTAATATGCCTGATGTATCAGGTTTGTCGTTGGCAAAATCCATCAACAAAAAATCTAAGATCATTTTTACAACGGCATATAGAGAATATGCGGTGGATGGTTTCGATTTACAAGCAGTAGATTATTTATTAAAACCAATTGCATTCGATCGATTTTTACAAGCAATAAATAAGTTTTTCGAAACTAAGGTAACAATAAAACCTAAGGTTGATATTGAAGAAACAGCAGTAAAGAATAACTATATTTTTGTGCGATCAGATCGTAAAATGGTAAAAGTTATTTTTGATGAAATTCTGTATGTAGAAAGTTTATCGGACTATATTAAGATTTACACAAAAGACAAGGTTTTAGTAACCAGAGAAACCATTTCTAATTTAGAAGTAAAATTACCTTCGCATCAATTTTTACGAATTCATAGGTCTTATATTATCAATTTAAATAAAACAGATTCGTACACTAATGAGTTGGTAGAAATTGAAAAAAATGCCATTCCTATTAGTAGAACCTACAAAGAAAATGTACTTAAAAAGTTAACTGAAAATTCTTTGAAATAG
- a CDS encoding toxin-antitoxin system YwqK family antitoxin, translating to MNAFIKLVSIIIFLFTVSISAQKTTWLDGQLKETNQAKSVYYTVNSSNAKEVIYFYKSGKVFRKIGYSKGKFEGVFSEFYESGELRTSGTYVDGLEDGVWKTYYKNGKNKEKGKYTKGEKVGVWKTFYKNF from the coding sequence ATGAACGCTTTTATAAAGTTAGTATCCATAATAATTTTTCTTTTTACAGTATCTATTTCTGCACAAAAAACCACTTGGTTAGATGGGCAGTTAAAAGAGACAAACCAAGCTAAATCTGTTTATTATACAGTAAATTCTAGTAATGCTAAAGAAGTAATTTATTTTTATAAAAGTGGTAAAGTTTTTAGGAAAATAGGCTACTCTAAAGGCAAGTTCGAAGGAGTCTTTTCTGAATTTTATGAATCTGGCGAATTAAGAACTTCCGGAACCTATGTCGATGGTTTAGAGGACGGTGTCTGGAAAACGTATTATAAGAACGGAAAGAATAAGGAAAAAGGAAAATACACAAAAGGAGAAAAAGTTGGTGTCTGGAAAACTTTTTACAAGAATTTTTAA
- a CDS encoding GNAT family N-acetyltransferase: protein MDFIVRLGEEKDMQSVLNLITELAVFEKEPDAVEITVEDLIKDGFSKNPQFKVFVAEQENKIIGIALFYERFSTWKGKSIHLEDLIVTQSKQKIGAGKALYTAVLKFAHDNNYNRVAWEVIDWNTNAVEFYKSTGATYLSDWSVVQMNKENLTKFIQNN from the coding sequence ATGGATTTTATAGTACGATTAGGAGAGGAAAAAGACATGCAATCTGTATTGAATTTAATTACAGAGTTGGCTGTTTTTGAGAAAGAGCCAGATGCGGTAGAAATTACGGTAGAAGATTTAATAAAAGATGGTTTTTCTAAGAATCCTCAGTTTAAAGTGTTTGTTGCAGAACAAGAGAATAAAATTATTGGTATTGCCTTGTTTTATGAGCGTTTTTCTACTTGGAAAGGAAAGTCTATTCATTTAGAAGATCTAATAGTTACACAAAGTAAGCAAAAAATTGGTGCGGGAAAAGCGCTATATACAGCTGTTTTAAAATTTGCACACGATAATAATTACAATAGAGTTGCTTGGGAAGTAATAGATTGGAATACCAATGCTGTAGAATTTTATAAAAGTACAGGAGCCACTTATTTAAGTGATTGGTCTGTGGTGCAAATGAATAAAGAAAACTTAACTAAATTTATTCAAAACAATTAA
- a CDS encoding superoxide dismutase, protein MAFQLPELGYAYDALEPNIDARTMEIHHTKHHQGYTNNLNNAIAGTDLEGKSIEDILTNLDMSNGAVRNNGGGFYNHSLFWTVLNPNDRGYLSGELKDAIEAAFGTKDDFIAAFSKAAATQFGSGWAWLCVLPGGKVEVCSTPNQDNPLMPGVTCGGTPILGLDVWEHAYYLNYQNRRPDYINAFFNVINWNEAEKRYAAAK, encoded by the coding sequence ATGGCTTTTCAATTACCAGAATTAGGATACGCTTATGATGCGTTAGAACCAAATATTGATGCAAGAACTATGGAAATTCACCATACAAAACATCACCAAGGTTACACAAATAACTTAAACAACGCAATTGCAGGAACAGATTTAGAAGGAAAATCTATTGAAGATATTCTTACTAATTTAGATATGAGCAATGGAGCTGTAAGAAATAATGGTGGTGGTTTTTACAATCATTCATTATTTTGGACTGTATTAAACCCAAACGATAGAGGTTATTTATCTGGTGAATTAAAAGATGCTATTGAAGCTGCTTTTGGTACCAAAGATGATTTTATTGCAGCTTTTTCTAAAGCAGCAGCTACTCAATTTGGTTCTGGTTGGGCTTGGTTATGTGTTTTACCAGGAGGTAAAGTAGAAGTTTGTTCTACACCAAACCAAGACAACCCATTAATGCCAGGTGTTACTTGTGGCGGAACTCCTATCTTAGGATTAGATGTTTGGGAACATGCTTACTACTTAAACTACCAAAATAGAAGACCAGATTATATTAATGCATTTTTTAATGTAATTAACTGGAACGAAGCTGAAAAACGTTACGCAGCAGCAAAATAA
- a CDS encoding mevalonate kinase has translation MKGPLFYAKILLFGEYGIIKDSKGLAIPFNAYRGALKTSVDLSGSPKVSNQNLERFYKHLTTLTTDLVSFNLKDLKRDIENGMYFDSSIPQGYGVGSSGALVASIYDQYADDKITVLENLTREKLLKLKQIFSLMESFFHGNSSGLDPLNSYLSLPILINSKDNVEPAGIPSQKQGKGAVFLLDSEQIGETEPMVNIFMNKMKNEGFRKMISEEFATTTDACIEDFLGGNVKSLFGNVKSLSKIVLKNFKPMIPDAFHKVWENGIKTNDYYLKLCGSGGGGYILGFTEDYEKAQKSLKNYKLELVYRF, from the coding sequence ATGAAAGGACCATTATTTTATGCTAAAATCCTTCTCTTCGGAGAATACGGAATCATAAAAGATTCTAAAGGGTTAGCAATTCCGTTTAATGCATACCGAGGAGCTTTAAAAACTTCAGTCGATTTAAGTGGAAGCCCTAAAGTTTCCAATCAAAATTTAGAACGTTTTTATAAACATTTAACTACCTTAACTACAGATTTAGTTTCCTTTAATTTAAAGGATTTAAAGAGAGATATAGAAAACGGAATGTATTTTGATTCTTCTATACCACAAGGGTATGGAGTTGGTAGTTCTGGTGCTTTAGTTGCGTCTATTTATGATCAATATGCAGACGATAAAATAACCGTTTTAGAAAACTTAACGAGAGAAAAGTTATTAAAATTAAAGCAAATTTTTTCTTTAATGGAATCTTTTTTTCATGGGAATAGTTCTGGTTTAGATCCTTTAAATAGCTACTTAAGTTTACCAATATTAATCAATTCTAAAGACAATGTAGAGCCTGCAGGTATTCCTTCTCAAAAACAAGGAAAAGGAGCTGTTTTCTTATTAGATTCTGAACAAATTGGTGAAACGGAACCTATGGTGAACATTTTTATGAATAAGATGAAAAACGAAGGTTTTAGAAAAATGATTAGCGAAGAATTTGCAACAACAACAGATGCTTGTATTGAAGATTTCTTAGGAGGAAACGTAAAATCTTTGTTTGGTAATGTAAAATCATTGTCTAAAATTGTTTTAAAGAATTTTAAACCAATGATTCCAGATGCTTTTCATAAAGTTTGGGAAAACGGAATTAAAACAAATGATTACTATCTAAAACTTTGTGGTTCTGGTGGTGGTGGTTACATTTTAGGTTTTACTGAAGATTATGAAAAAGCTCAAAAAAGCCTTAAAAACTATAAATTAGAATTAGTTTATAGATTCTAA
- a CDS encoding pseudouridine synthase, with protein sequence MNSNKNSSRGRQEGKKSTPLSRKSKPLARKTPKKTFTKIKEAPKSNDATGIRLNKYIANSGVCSRREADTYIEHGSVEVNGKLVTEMGYKVQPDDIVRFDGTSITPEQKRYILLNKPKNYITTMDDDRGRKTVMELIANASKERIYPVGRLDRNTTGLLLFTNDGDLAKKLTHPKHNVRKLYHASLDRKLELRDLEKLRGEVIIEGRKVFIDAVSYVDGQPKSEIGIEIHSGRNRIVRKIFEHVGYKVNKLDRVIFAELTKRNLPRGRWRELTNLEITNLQIMK encoded by the coding sequence ATGAATTCAAATAAAAACTCGTCGAGAGGACGACAAGAAGGTAAAAAAAGTACTCCACTTAGTAGAAAAAGCAAGCCTTTAGCTAGAAAGACTCCGAAGAAAACTTTTACCAAAATTAAAGAGGCTCCAAAGTCTAATGACGCAACAGGAATCCGTTTAAACAAATACATTGCAAATTCTGGAGTTTGTTCTCGTAGAGAAGCAGATACGTATATAGAACACGGTAGTGTAGAGGTAAATGGAAAGCTAGTAACAGAAATGGGGTATAAAGTACAGCCAGACGATATTGTTCGTTTTGATGGGACTTCTATAACACCAGAACAAAAAAGATATATTTTACTGAACAAGCCTAAGAACTACATTACCACAATGGATGATGATAGAGGTAGAAAAACAGTAATGGAGTTGATTGCAAATGCATCAAAAGAAAGAATCTATCCTGTAGGAAGATTAGATAGAAACACTACTGGTTTGTTGTTGTTTACTAATGATGGTGATTTAGCCAAAAAATTAACACACCCAAAACATAATGTTCGTAAACTATATCACGCTTCTTTAGATAGAAAATTAGAGTTAAGAGATTTAGAGAAATTACGTGGAGAGGTTATTATTGAAGGTAGAAAAGTATTTATTGATGCGGTTTCTTATGTAGATGGACAGCCAAAGTCTGAAATAGGTATCGAAATACATTCTGGTAGAAATAGAATTGTGCGTAAAATATTTGAACACGTAGGTTATAAAGTAAATAAACTAGATAGAGTTATTTTTGCTGAATTAACAAAAAGAAACTTACCGAGAGGTAGATGGAGAGAGTTAACGAACTTAGAGATTACCAATCTTCAGATAATGAAATAA
- a CDS encoding sensor histidine kinase, translated as MQKELILVLKKIPIHFLCWMLVWFFFKSFFSVGSSNKAFLFWFSSLLSIVTLITAYVFVYDLIPKYLLKKQYKKFVLYTIYSGVFVATTILMIEVVGFVFYFNLEFQKMPALTTNPAVILVCIFFIVVLASGLKILKHSYKSLDEKKTLENKFLQTKLELKEQELKFLKMQIHPHFLFNSLNTIYGFAITKADEAPEMILKLSNLLDYILYQVEKPKVLLVEEVNHLEDYISLEKMRFHDTLKVSFKKENINDNLQIPPMLLIPFVENSFKHGFTANGILKVDIHLKIDANFLFFGIENSSKEKEDINAGIGLENIKKRLEMLYPKKHQLKIIDKKDAFKVSLKIEF; from the coding sequence ATGCAAAAAGAACTGATTTTAGTCTTAAAAAAAATACCAATACATTTTTTATGTTGGATGCTTGTTTGGTTTTTCTTCAAAAGTTTTTTTAGTGTAGGTTCATCAAACAAAGCTTTTTTATTTTGGTTTTCTTCTCTTTTAAGTATTGTAACATTAATTACTGCGTATGTTTTTGTATATGATTTAATTCCTAAATATTTATTAAAAAAACAATATAAGAAATTTGTTCTTTATACTATTTATTCAGGTGTTTTTGTTGCTACAACTATTTTAATGATAGAAGTAGTTGGGTTTGTGTTTTATTTTAATTTAGAATTTCAAAAAATGCCAGCATTAACTACAAATCCTGCTGTAATTTTGGTTTGTATTTTTTTTATAGTTGTTTTGGCAAGTGGTTTAAAAATATTAAAACACAGTTATAAATCTTTAGATGAAAAAAAGACTTTAGAAAACAAATTTTTACAAACTAAGTTAGAGTTAAAGGAGCAAGAATTAAAGTTTTTAAAGATGCAAATTCATCCGCATTTTTTGTTTAATTCTTTAAATACTATTTATGGTTTTGCTATCACTAAAGCGGATGAAGCGCCAGAAATGATTTTAAAATTATCTAATTTACTAGATTACATTTTATATCAAGTAGAAAAGCCAAAAGTGCTATTAGTAGAAGAGGTAAATCATTTAGAGGACTATATTTCTTTAGAGAAAATGCGTTTTCACGATACTTTAAAAGTGAGTTTTAAAAAGGAAAATATAAATGATAATTTGCAAATTCCACCGATGTTATTAATTCCGTTTGTAGAAAATAGTTTTAAACATGGTTTTACTGCTAATGGAATTTTAAAAGTTGATATTCATCTTAAAATAGATGCTAATTTTTTGTTTTTTGGAATAGAAAACTCATCCAAAGAAAAAGAAGATATAAATGCCGGAATTGGTTTAGAGAATATTAAAAAAAGACTAGAAATGTTATATCCGAAGAAACATCAACTAAAAATTATAGATAAAAAAGATGCATTTAAAGTGTCTTTAAAAATTGAATTTTAA
- a CDS encoding diphosphomevalonate/mevalonate 3,5-bisphosphate decarboxylase family protein produces the protein MDTAQFISKANTNSVEKASFTWQTPSNIALVKYWGKSNPQIPRNASISFTLNNCHTITTIDFMRKRNSELDSESEKVVDFDLFFEGKQKDAFKPKIAEFFKRIQEYCPYIFDYKMTINSENSFPHSSGIASSASGLSAIAMCLMSLESELNPDLSAKEINKKASFLARLGSGSASRSIEGPMVVWGNHPEIEGSSDLFGVQFPYKVHPVFDNYQDAILLVDKGEKQVSSTVGHNLMHEHPYAESRFTQANDNLSKMSEILQNGDIKAFVNLVESEALTLHAMMMTSNPYFILMKPNTLEIINKIWEYRTENNSNICFTLDAGANVHVLYPENEKEKVNHFIENELSKYCQKNHYIYDTVGLGANKM, from the coding sequence TTGGATACAGCACAATTTATTTCGAAAGCAAATACTAATTCAGTAGAAAAAGCAAGTTTTACCTGGCAAACACCTAGTAATATTGCATTGGTAAAATATTGGGGAAAGAGCAATCCGCAAATACCAAGAAATGCTTCTATTAGTTTTACGTTAAATAATTGTCATACCATTACTACGATTGATTTTATGCGTAAGCGTAATTCAGAACTTGATTCAGAATCTGAAAAAGTAGTAGATTTCGATTTGTTTTTTGAAGGAAAACAAAAAGACGCATTCAAACCAAAAATTGCAGAATTCTTTAAAAGAATACAAGAATATTGTCCGTATATTTTTGATTATAAAATGACCATTAATTCAGAGAATTCTTTTCCGCATTCTAGCGGAATTGCATCATCTGCAAGTGGATTAAGTGCTATTGCAATGTGTTTGATGAGTTTGGAGTCTGAATTAAATCCTGATTTATCAGCAAAAGAAATCAATAAAAAAGCCTCTTTTTTAGCACGTTTAGGTTCTGGAAGTGCAAGTAGAAGTATAGAAGGACCGATGGTTGTTTGGGGAAATCATCCAGAAATAGAAGGAAGTTCAGATTTGTTTGGTGTACAATTTCCTTATAAAGTGCATCCGGTTTTTGATAATTATCAAGATGCAATTTTGTTAGTTGATAAAGGAGAAAAACAAGTTTCTAGTACCGTTGGTCATAATTTAATGCATGAGCATCCGTATGCAGAAAGTCGTTTTACCCAAGCAAACGATAACTTGAGTAAAATGTCAGAAATTCTTCAAAACGGAGATATTAAAGCATTTGTTAATTTGGTAGAAAGTGAAGCGTTAACATTGCATGCTATGATGATGACTAGCAATCCATATTTTATTTTGATGAAACCAAATACATTAGAGATTATTAATAAAATTTGGGAATACCGAACTGAAAATAATAGTAATATTTGTTTTACCTTAGATGCAGGTGCCAATGTGCATGTTTTGTATCCGGAGAATGAAAAAGAAAAAGTAAATCATTTTATAGAAAATGAACTTTCTAAATACTGTCAGAAAAATCACTATATTTATGATACTGTTGGACTTGGCGCTAATAAAATGTAA